One stretch of Amycolatopsis tolypomycina DNA includes these proteins:
- a CDS encoding oxidoreductase: MPENPVFFITGCSSGLGRALAEAVLDRGLRAVVTARDPARVADLVAAHGDRAPALPLDVTDHAQVVDAVKRAETAFGRIDVLVGNAGYGYLAAVEEGEDEEIRKLFDTNVFGLADVTRAVLPGMRARRSGHIVTVSSLGGLAAFGATGYYHATKFAVEGLSESLAAEVAPLGIKVTIVEPAAFRTHWSGPSMRQSAIRIDDYAETAGARRKATLATYGRQPGDPARAAEAILAAVGSDEPPLRLLLGRAAYDIATARLDTLRATFDTWRETTLATDFPEGTP, translated from the coding sequence GTGCCCGAAAACCCGGTATTTTTCATCACCGGCTGCTCCAGCGGCCTCGGCCGCGCGCTGGCCGAAGCGGTCCTCGACCGCGGCCTGCGCGCTGTTGTCACCGCCCGCGATCCGGCGCGGGTCGCCGACCTCGTCGCGGCCCACGGCGACCGCGCGCCGGCCCTGCCGCTCGACGTCACCGACCACGCCCAGGTCGTCGACGCGGTGAAGCGGGCCGAAACGGCGTTCGGCCGGATCGACGTCCTGGTCGGCAACGCCGGCTACGGCTACCTCGCCGCGGTCGAGGAAGGCGAGGACGAGGAGATCCGAAAGCTGTTCGACACCAACGTGTTCGGCCTCGCCGACGTCACCAGGGCAGTGCTGCCGGGCATGCGGGCGCGGCGCAGCGGCCACATCGTCACGGTGTCGTCCCTCGGCGGGTTGGCGGCTTTCGGCGCCACCGGTTACTACCACGCGACGAAGTTCGCCGTGGAGGGACTTTCGGAGTCCCTGGCCGCGGAAGTGGCGCCGCTGGGCATCAAGGTGACCATCGTGGAGCCCGCCGCGTTCCGCACCCACTGGTCCGGCCCGTCGATGCGGCAGTCGGCGATCCGCATCGACGACTACGCCGAGACCGCGGGCGCCCGCCGCAAAGCGACCCTCGCGACGTACGGACGGCAGCCGGGCGACCCGGCCCGCGCGGCCGAAGCGATCCTCGCCGCCGTCGGCAGCGACGAACCGCCACTGCGCCTGCTCCTCGGCCGGGCCGCCTACGACATCGCCACCGCCCGCCTCGACACCCTCCGCGCCACCTTCGACACCTGGCGCGAAACCACCCTCGCCACCGACTTCCCGGAAGGAACCCCGTGA
- a CDS encoding SDR family oxidoreductase — MKTVLITGASSGIGRATALRLAREGHHVVLGARREDRLTALAKEIHDAGGTADVHRLDVTDRANVAAFAGAAVEAHGRLDAFVANAGVMPLSRLDSLHVDEWDRMIDVNVRGLLHSIAAVLPHFRRQGGGHFVTIASTGAHEVVPTAAVYCGTKYAARAITEGLRLEADPGIRVTTVSPGVTESELADTITEPGAREAMRTYRAVTLPADAIAGAVAYALGQPEDVDVNEIIVRPTAQR; from the coding sequence GTGAAGACCGTCCTCATCACCGGAGCCAGCAGCGGCATCGGCCGCGCCACCGCCCTGCGCCTGGCCCGCGAAGGCCACCACGTCGTGCTCGGCGCCCGCCGCGAAGACCGGCTGACCGCGCTGGCGAAGGAAATCCACGACGCCGGCGGGACCGCCGACGTGCACCGCCTCGACGTCACCGACCGCGCGAACGTCGCCGCGTTCGCCGGCGCCGCCGTCGAAGCGCACGGACGGCTCGACGCCTTCGTCGCCAACGCCGGCGTGATGCCGTTGTCGCGGTTGGACTCCCTGCACGTCGACGAGTGGGACCGGATGATCGACGTCAACGTCCGCGGCCTGCTGCACTCGATCGCGGCGGTCCTCCCGCACTTCCGCCGGCAGGGCGGCGGCCACTTCGTGACGATCGCCTCCACGGGCGCGCACGAGGTCGTCCCGACGGCCGCGGTCTACTGCGGCACCAAGTACGCGGCCCGGGCGATCACCGAAGGCCTGCGGCTCGAAGCCGACCCGGGCATCCGCGTGACGACCGTCTCCCCCGGCGTCACCGAGTCCGAACTCGCGGACACGATCACCGAACCGGGTGCCCGGGAAGCGATGCGCACCTACCGCGCGGTCACCCTCCCGGCGGACGCGATCGCCGGGGCGGTGGCCTACGCGCTCGGGCAGCCGGAGGACGTCGACGTCAACGAGATCATCGTCCGGCCGACCGCCCAGCGCTGA
- a CDS encoding alkaline phosphatase D family protein, with amino-acid sequence MTELLLGPLLRHVDATSATIWVETDGPCEVRVGDAAAGTFEVAGHHYALVVLTGLAPGRSTPYEVKLDGEVVWPEPDSELPPSRIRTLAPGDPRFRLVFGSCRKPREEDALGPDALAGYAHRIAGLDEAEWPESLLLLGDQVYADETTDATQEWLATRRDTKQPPGTEVADFEEYCHLYFEAWCDPAVRWLLSTVPTSMIFDDHDVRDDWNTSQAWREKMARTSWWPERIRGALVSYWVYQHLGNLGTAELAEDDVYQQVIKSGTDNAELLREFADRADREADGAKGTRWSYRRDFGPVRLLVIDSRAGRILEDGQRSMIGEAEFRWIEEQASGEFDHLLIGTSLPWLLPTALSAAQSVNERLCARPGLVGRVSEWFRQLVDLEHWPAFRASFERLAKLVARVADDGPASVTVLSGDVHHAYVAKAEFPGGTAAPVHQLTCSPVHNTVPWYMNRLFRAGWWRPLTRAGEWLARRTGVRPAPLSWHCVSGPHFGNAVMTLDVDGRTATATLLRPDADERPVRLV; translated from the coding sequence ATGACCGAGCTGCTCCTGGGCCCGCTGCTGCGGCACGTCGACGCGACCTCGGCGACGATCTGGGTCGAGACCGACGGCCCGTGCGAAGTGCGTGTCGGCGACGCCGCCGCCGGGACGTTCGAGGTCGCCGGCCACCACTACGCGCTGGTCGTGCTCACCGGGCTGGCCCCCGGGCGGAGCACGCCGTACGAAGTCAAGCTCGACGGCGAGGTCGTCTGGCCCGAGCCCGACAGCGAGCTGCCGCCGAGCCGGATCCGGACGCTGGCCCCCGGCGACCCGCGGTTCCGGCTGGTGTTCGGGTCCTGCCGCAAGCCGCGGGAGGAGGACGCGCTGGGCCCGGACGCGCTCGCCGGCTACGCCCACCGGATCGCCGGCCTCGACGAGGCCGAATGGCCGGAATCGCTGCTGCTGCTCGGCGATCAGGTCTACGCCGACGAGACCACCGACGCGACGCAGGAGTGGCTCGCCACCCGGCGTGACACCAAGCAGCCGCCCGGCACCGAGGTCGCCGACTTCGAGGAGTACTGCCACCTGTACTTCGAGGCGTGGTGCGATCCGGCGGTGCGCTGGCTGCTCTCGACCGTGCCGACGTCGATGATCTTCGACGACCACGACGTGCGCGACGACTGGAACACCTCGCAGGCCTGGCGCGAGAAGATGGCGCGGACGTCCTGGTGGCCGGAGCGGATCCGCGGCGCGCTGGTCTCGTACTGGGTCTACCAGCACCTGGGCAACCTGGGGACGGCCGAGCTGGCCGAAGACGACGTCTACCAACAGGTGATCAAGTCCGGCACGGACAACGCCGAGCTGCTGCGCGAGTTCGCCGACCGGGCCGACCGGGAGGCCGACGGCGCCAAGGGCACCCGGTGGTCCTACCGGCGCGACTTCGGCCCGGTCCGGCTGCTGGTGATCGACTCGCGGGCCGGGCGGATCCTCGAGGACGGGCAGCGGTCGATGATCGGCGAGGCCGAGTTCCGCTGGATCGAGGAGCAGGCGTCGGGCGAGTTCGACCACCTGCTGATCGGCACGTCGCTGCCGTGGCTGCTGCCCACCGCGCTGTCGGCCGCGCAGTCGGTCAACGAGCGGCTCTGCGCCCGGCCGGGGCTCGTCGGGCGGGTCAGCGAGTGGTTCCGGCAGCTGGTGGACCTGGAGCACTGGCCGGCGTTCCGCGCGTCGTTCGAGCGGCTGGCGAAGCTCGTCGCCCGGGTCGCCGACGACGGACCGGCGTCGGTCACCGTGCTGTCGGGCGACGTGCACCACGCCTACGTCGCCAAGGCCGAGTTTCCCGGCGGGACCGCGGCGCCGGTCCACCAGCTGACCTGCTCGCCGGTGCACAACACCGTGCCGTGGTACATGAACCGGCTGTTCCGGGCCGGCTGGTGGCGGCCGCTGACCAGGGCCGGCGAGTGGCTGGCGCGCCGCACCGGCGTCCGGCCCGCGCCGCTGTCGTGGCACTGCGTGTCCGGGCCGCATTTCGGGAACGCCGTGATGACGCTGGACGTCGACGGGCGCACCGCCACGGCGACGCTGCTGCGGCCGGACGCCGACGAGCGGCCCGTCCGGCTGGTCTGA
- a CDS encoding helix-turn-helix transcriptional regulator, with protein MVKENTLGEFLRARRQQVGPEELGLPAGGSRRVAGLRREEVAVLAGVSTDYYIRLEQGRERNPSAQVVDALARGLALDDDAAAHLHRLARPAPERRRRARRREAVSPNLLRLLDGWPSTPAVVLGRCLDVLAHNALGEALFAGHAHSGDLVRLVFLDPDAREFYPDWERVAVNTVGGLRAAAGLDPDDPQLIDTVGELSVKSADFRRLWARHDIRQKTHETKRFCHRLVGELVLSYEALTVNSAPGQQLIVYQAEPGSASEAALALLGSLAAS; from the coding sequence GTGGTCAAGGAGAACACCCTCGGAGAGTTCCTCCGGGCCCGCCGTCAGCAGGTGGGCCCGGAAGAGCTGGGCCTGCCCGCGGGCGGGTCGCGCCGGGTGGCTGGCCTGCGCCGCGAGGAGGTGGCGGTGCTGGCCGGCGTCAGCACCGACTACTACATCCGGCTCGAGCAGGGCCGGGAGCGGAACCCGTCGGCGCAGGTCGTCGACGCGCTCGCCCGCGGGCTGGCGCTGGACGACGACGCCGCGGCCCACCTGCACCGGCTCGCCCGGCCGGCCCCGGAACGCCGTCGGCGCGCCCGGCGGCGGGAGGCGGTCAGCCCGAACCTGCTGCGCCTGCTGGACGGCTGGCCGTCGACGCCCGCGGTGGTACTGGGCCGGTGTCTCGACGTGCTCGCGCACAACGCGCTGGGCGAGGCGCTGTTCGCCGGGCACGCCCACAGCGGTGACCTGGTCCGCCTGGTGTTCCTCGACCCGGACGCCCGCGAGTTCTACCCGGACTGGGAGCGCGTGGCCGTCAACACGGTCGGCGGCCTGCGGGCGGCCGCCGGGCTCGACCCCGACGACCCGCAGCTCATCGACACCGTCGGCGAGCTGTCGGTCAAGAGCGCGGACTTCCGCCGGCTGTGGGCGCGCCACGACATCCGGCAGAAGACCCACGAGACCAAACGGTTCTGCCACCGGCTGGTCGGCGAGCTGGTGCTGAGCTACGAGGCGCTGACCGTCAACAGCGCTCCCGGCCAGCAGCTGATCGTCTACCAGGCCGAGCCGGGCAGCGCGTCGGAAGCCGCGCTGGCCCTGCTGGGCAGTCTCGCCGCCTCCTGA